Proteins encoded together in one Juglans regia cultivar Chandler chromosome 9, Walnut 2.0, whole genome shotgun sequence window:
- the LOC108982447 gene encoding probable receptor-like protein kinase At4g10390 encodes MAFLKCLGLKIRRRPAGCAIVDHQDPDENRAANGHELDDEKRKDYGSIRRFNWDDIERFTMNFSEVIGSGGFSTVYLAHFPARSSLELGLGAIKIHFGSERLNQLFKQELDILLRLCNENIVKFIGYCDDGEQGAMVFEHAANGNLQEKLHGTERESPVLSWRRRMIIAFQLAQALQYLHDQCTPQIVHGDIKASNILLDEHLNCKLCDFGSAKMGFSSTVLPPSSSPYSSSPMRRKHLMMGSPGYTDPHYLKTGIASKKNDVYSFGVVLLELVTGMEAFCSERGQLLTSIVRPLLKDVRTLGATEVAEMVDPRLAEDYEPEEAKAMLSISALCLGQSPVLRPSAKFILKSLRENISSISGLFPPEKLGSLKTRRL; translated from the exons ATGGCCTTCCTCAAGTGCCTTGGATTGAAGATTAGACGCAGACCGGCCGGTTGTGCGATTGTCGATCATCAGGACCCAGATGAGAACCGGGCTGCCAATGGGCACGAGCTTGATGATGAAAAGCGGAAGGATTACGGTTCCATTCGGAGATTCAATTGGGACGACATCGAGAGATTCACCATGAACTTCTCCGAAGTAATTGGATCGGGAGGGTTCAGCACTGTATATCTGGCTCACTTCCCGGCCCGCTCGAGTCTGGAACTGGGGCTGGGTGCAATCAAGATCCATTTTGGCAGCGAGCGCCTCAACCAATTATTCAAGCAGGAGCTAGACATCCTGCTCCGTCTTTGCAATGAAAATATCGTCAAGTTTATTGGCTACTGTGATGACGGAG AACAAGGGGCCATGGTATTTGAGCATGCGGCAAACGGAAACTTGCAGGAAAAGCTCCATGGCACAGAAAGGGAATCACCTGTGCTTTCGTGGAGAAGACGCATGATAATAGCATTCCAGCTTGCGCAAGCACTGCAATATTTGCACGACCAATGTACCCCCCAGATCGTACACGGCGACATCAAGGCTTCAAACATCCTGCTGGACGAGCACCTCAACTGCAAGCTCTGCGATTTCGGGTCTGCAAAGATGGGGTTTTCTTCGACGGTACTACCGCCCTCATCTTCTCCATATTCTTCGTCTCCCATGAGGAGGAAGCATTTGATGATGGGTTCCCCCGGTTACACTGATCCACACTACCTGAAAACGGGAATAGCCTCGAAGAAGAACGATGTTTACAGCTTCGGAGTTGTCCTCCTGGAACTTGTGACGGGGATGGAGGCATTCTGCTCGGAAAGGGGGCAGCTCTTGACATCCATAGTCAGACCCTTGCTGAAGGACGTCCGCACGTTGGGAGCTACGGAGGTAGCAGAAATGGTGGATCCGCGGCTGGCCGAGGACTATGAACCGGAAGAAGCCAAGGCCATGCTTTCAATCTCGGCACTTTGCCTTGGCCAGTCGCCCGTACTCAGGCCTTCTGCCAAATTCATCTTGAAAAGTCTTCGGGAGAATATATCTTCTATCTCCGGCTTATTCCCGCCGGAGAAGCTTGGTTCCCTAAAGACCCGTAGACTGTAG